From the Glycine max cultivar Williams 82 chromosome 11, Glycine_max_v4.0, whole genome shotgun sequence genome, the window CTCATAACTCTTCTCCTGATGACTCTAGCCCTGATAATGCAACACCTGATAACTCCACCCCTGATGACTCTGACAACTCATCACCACCATCACAATCACCACCTCCGTCGTCGCCACCACCGTCATCACCACCTCCATCGTCGCCACCACCCTCATCACCACCTCCATCGTCACCACCACCCTCATCACCACCTCCATCATCGCCACCACCCCTGTCGCCACCaccatcatcttcatcatcaccaCCACCCTCTCCTTCCCCTCCAACATCAAACAGCCCAAGCCCTCCATCACCTAATGGGTCCTCACAGTCACCTTCTCCACCCGGATCATCACATTCTCCACCCTCCTTTGAATCACCGTCTCCTCCACACAAATCCTTAGACTCTCCACCGTCCTCAAGGAACTCTGGCAGTGGCAGTGGCAGTAGCAACGGTGGTGGTAATGACAGTGGCGGTGACGGTAGCAGCAAGGCCATAGTTGGAGCAGTGCTTGGCGTAGGAAGCGTGCTTCTTATTTTGGTCATTGTTTGCGTTGTTTGCaacaggaagaagaagaagaagaatacaaACACTTGTTAGAATACAAACACTTTATTCATATCATATTATttgtcatatttatatttttctctcatcCATCTCTTTCTGTGAATATAGATGAGCACATGAGTGCTCAAGGATCCTTTTTGGAAACACAACACTAATATCTGTAGTATTTGTCCCatgaaaaaaatcttaaaacaaGCACAGTATTTATTATAAGCACaactaattaaaagttaaaggcaatattaaaataacttagttatgccttttattttcaacatagactttttattattttaatacatcTTGAACTTTTGATTATTATGCTTGCAACCACTTCGCATGTGCAACAATTGATGGTTAGACAATAGCTTTGCATGTACCCATGTTAAGATTAGTACTTAAAAATGAATTGTATGAGAATGATGTGGTATATTCAGATCACAAAAGGCAATGCCTATACTCATCAACCATGTATAAATTGTTGATTCCTTCTTATTCATGGTCTCTACAGGGAATCATAATAACTATTACAATAGTGGGCAACATCCGAGTTATTACGGAGGTCCACATGGGGACCATGTTGTGAGGATGCAACAAAATGGAATGGGCCCTGGTGGCGGTGGTGGGTGGGGTGCACCACCCCCACCTCCGATGATGATGAATAGTGCTGACTTTAGCTCAAATTACTCGACAGGACCGCCCCCTTTGCCTCCTCCCTCACCAACCCTTGCTCTAGGCCTCAAAGGGGGCACCTTCTCTTATGAGGAATTAGCAGCTGCCACCAACGGATTCAATGATGCAAATTTGATAGGACAAGGTGGATTCGGTTATGTCCATAAGGGTGTTTTGCCTAGTGGAAAGGAAGTGGCAGTTAAGAGTCTTAAAGCAGGTAGTGGCCAAGGAGAAAGAGAGTTCCAAGCTGAGATTGACATCATTAGCCGTGTCCATCATCGCCATCTCGTATCACTTGTTGGATACTCTATTTCTGGTGGCCAGAGGATGCTGGTCTATGAATTTATTCCCAATAACACATTGGAATATCACCTCCATGGTATATAACTACTACATATACATTCTTTCTTTGAACTCATGTCACTTGTTAAACCATAACcctgaaatttatttatttttatttgatatattaagATTTAGATGTGAGACTTATAATAACTTATAACATATCTTTCTGACGTTTTTGCTGGGAGCATCACTTGTAATAAAAATTGCTGATGTATACTATGGTGATATGCAGGAAAGGGTAGGCCTACCATGGATTGGGCAACTAGAATGCGGATTGCAATAGGATCCGCTAAAGGGCTTGCTTATCTTCATGAGGACTGTAAGAGTCACATCCCTCTAGCTTAtgatctttctttttcttattcattttcttctctgtttatatttttcatttttgctgTATTTTCATGTACACTTTAGGTCATCCTCGTATCATCCATCGCGATATCAAAGCTGCCAATGTCCTTATTGATGATAGCTTCGAAGCAAAGGTTCGacatatttacatattatatctatttaattaagtttatgtCCACATATTTACCTAGCTATTTCagctatttaattattattcaacaTGCTATGAATCTTATGTTTTTTAAGCCAATTAAGTATGCCGACAATGCATTTTATTCAGGTTGCTGATTTTGGATTGGCTAAGTTGACTACTGATAATAATACTCATGTATCGACTCGTGTCATGGGAACTTTCGGGTAATTTTTCACCACCATATTCTTTTATTCTCTGTAGGAACTTAAATAAAGAAATGtgataaactaaaaattaaagggATTTTGCTCATGATATGCATGCCAACACAGGTACCTAGCCCCTGAATATGCATCAAGTGGAAAATTGACAGAGAAGTCTGACGTTTTCTCATTTGGGGTCATGCTATTGGAACTCATAACTGGGAAGCGACCTGTTGATCACACAAATGCCATGGACGACAGCTTAGTAGACTGGGTTGGTATTATGTTCATTTTTAAGTCCATAAATTTGtcctataacattttttttttctctccgtTAACTCAAACTTTTGTGAACCTATGAACCGAGTAGGCTCGACCACTTCTGACTCGTGGACTAGAGGAGGATGGCAACTTTGGAGAGTTGGTTGATGCATTTTTGGAGGGAAACTACGATGCTCAAGAACTGTCAAGGATGGCAGCTTGTGCTGCTGGTAGCATTCGTCATTCTGCCAAGAAACGTCCAAAAATGAGCCAggtatgtatatgattcattTAGAGATCACATCAACATTGAACAATACTTTCATTTTGAACCAAATGTACTGTTTTTTTGCTAATAAGTTTAATGGCTATGCATTGTACTTTTACACTGTCAATCCAACAGAAATCAGTCTCATTAGATAACTATGTAAAACTACTTTCTACTATCAATTGGTTGactaattattttctcttttttaatctcatgttttattttgtttcattttaaaaatgaaatgaacacATAATAGaacttacatatatatatatatatatatatatatatatatatatatatatatatatatatatattatgttggtCCTGTTCTAACCCAAATGATATCCAAGATACTGATAATGACATGCCATGTGACTATATTTTATAgtttatgatggaatgagcGTTTTGGAAATATTGGCTAATTGAATAATtctatcaaaaaaataatttatttgtgacTTATGTGCAGATTGTAAGAATATTGGAAGGAGATGTCTCACTGGATGACTTGAGAGATGGGATTAAGCCGGGGCAAAATGTTGTTTACAACTCTTCACCTAGCTCAAATCAGTATGACACAATGCAATACAATGCTGATATGCAGAAGTTCAGAAAGGCAGTGTTCTCTAATAGCGACGAATTTGGCACCAGCAGTGGCTCCAGTGGTGAAGTGAGCCAGAAGCAGCAACGGCTCTAGATTGCGGAACTAATGAGATTAGCAATTCTAGAGTTAATTGCTGATAACACACGTGAAAGGAAAAAGTGGGATAAAAAACAAGGGGGGGTTGCTGCTTTTTATTGTTTCATTGGCATGGGAAGTGAGGTCTCAATTTGTAGAGAACTGAGCTTGACGCTTTCGTTTCAAGGTGTGTTTGATGAAGCATACAATCAATATCACTTCGGGGTGTATAGGCATACATTTGGAATGGAGTCTTGAACATAAATATAACTCCTATT encodes:
- the LOC100788987 gene encoding proline-rich receptor-like protein kinase PERK4, encoding MSSPHNSSPDDSSPDNATPDNSTPDDSDNSSPPSQSPPPSSPPPSSPPPSSPPPSSPPPSSPPPSSPPPSSPPPLSPPPSSSSSPPPSPSPPTSNSPSPPSPNGSSQSPSPPGSSHSPPSFESPSPPHKSLDSPPSSRNSGSGSGSSNGGGNDSGGDGSSKAIVGAVLGVGSVLLILVIVCVVCNRKKKKKNTNTWNHNNYYNSGQHPSYYGGPHGDHVVRMQQNGMGPGGGGGWGAPPPPPMMMNSADFSSNYSTGPPPLPPPSPTLALGLKGGTFSYEELAAATNGFNDANLIGQGGFGYVHKGVLPSGKEVAVKSLKAGSGQGEREFQAEIDIISRVHHRHLVSLVGYSISGGQRMLVYEFIPNNTLEYHLHGKGRPTMDWATRMRIAIGSAKGLAYLHEDCHPRIIHRDIKAANVLIDDSFEAKVADFGLAKLTTDNNTHVSTRVMGTFGYLAPEYASSGKLTEKSDVFSFGVMLLELITGKRPVDHTNAMDDSLVDWARPLLTRGLEEDGNFGELVDAFLEGNYDAQELSRMAACAAGSIRHSAKKRPKMSQIVRILEGDVSLDDLRDGIKPGQNVVYNSSPSSNQYDTMQYNADMQKFRKAVFSNSDEFGTSSGSSGEVSQKQQRL